A genomic window from Anaerosporomusa subterranea includes:
- a CDS encoding nucleoside recognition domain-containing protein: protein MFEESKNSPGSVKVPWYGYAALLFAILFFSGLLTKQQGPITALDFNTINGTFGTMKDTAKATFQGQGGIGARDGFLFALTLFPAVMLALGVVEIVDHLGGLKAGQKLLTPVLKPLLGIPGIAGLALVSSLQSTDAGASMTRMLKESGTITEREKTIFAAFQFSAGGTITNFLSTGAALFAMCTVPIALPLALIFILKFFGANLMRIYLGKVDKEGI, encoded by the coding sequence GTGTTCGAGGAAAGTAAGAACTCGCCAGGATCAGTCAAAGTCCCTTGGTACGGCTACGCAGCTCTGTTATTTGCCATTCTCTTCTTTTCAGGGCTGTTGACCAAACAGCAAGGACCAATTACCGCATTGGATTTCAATACTATCAACGGCACTTTCGGTACCATGAAAGACACCGCTAAGGCTACTTTCCAAGGGCAGGGCGGTATCGGGGCGCGTGACGGCTTCCTGTTTGCCCTCACACTATTTCCAGCCGTCATGCTGGCGCTGGGAGTCGTGGAAATTGTCGACCACCTGGGCGGCCTAAAAGCTGGGCAGAAGCTATTAACCCCGGTACTAAAGCCCCTTCTGGGCATTCCCGGAATTGCCGGCCTGGCGCTGGTCAGTAGCCTGCAGAGCACCGATGCCGGCGCTAGCATGACCCGCATGCTGAAAGAATCAGGAACGATCACAGAAAGAGAAAAGACGATATTCGCCGCCTTTCAGTTCTCCGCCGGCGGCACAATTACTAACTTCCTCTCTACCGGTGCCGCACTATTTGCAATGTGCACAGTTCCGATCGCCTTGCCGCTGGCACTTATCTTCATCCTGAAATTTTTCGGTGCCAACTTAATGCGCATCTATCTGGGCAAAGTCGATAAGGAGGGGATTTGA
- a CDS encoding P-II family nitrogen regulator — protein MRKMTKIDIITRPGKLEELKEAMYAIGVTGMTVSQVFGCGLQKGHTEVYRGQEYAINLLPKIKIEIVVCEVPVEAVLEAAKKACRTGKIGDGKIFVYPIENAIRIRTGEEGDIAIMDPEDVEK, from the coding sequence ATGCGAAAGATGACTAAAATCGATATTATCACTCGCCCTGGCAAGCTCGAAGAGCTTAAAGAAGCGATGTACGCAATCGGCGTTACCGGCATGACCGTCTCCCAAGTCTTTGGCTGCGGACTGCAAAAAGGACACACTGAAGTCTACCGTGGTCAGGAGTATGCAATCAATCTGCTGCCAAAGATTAAAATTGAAATTGTTGTCTGTGAAGTCCCTGTCGAAGCAGTGCTGGAAGCGGCAAAGAAAGCTTGTCGCACTGGCAAGATCGGCGATGGAAAAATTTTCGTCTATCCAATCGAGAATGCGATCCGCATCCGTACAGGCGAAGAAGGCGACATTGCCATCATGGATCCGGAAGATGTAGAGAAATAA